DNA from Chitinophaga pendula:
TGTAATGTTTTTTCCCATTTAAGATTTTCGTTGGACATGCGGTTGATGCCGATGCCGATGTTGCGGGTGCCATTGAAGATGACATCATAGTTGCCCATGCCGGCGAGCGCCTGGTAGGCAGATATTTCGGAGTTGCCGGTGGCGCCGTAGCTGGCCCGTAGTTTCAGGTTGGAGATGGCTGGTACGGCTTTTATAAAGTCTTCCTGGGAGGCGCGCCAGGCGATGGCGGCGGAGGGGAAGAAGGCGTACTGGTTGTTCTTACCGAATTTGGACGAGCCATCGAGGCGGCCGGTGAAGGTAAAGAGGTATTTGTCTTTCAGGCCGTAGTTGACGCGGGAGAAGTAAGAGTTGAGGCCATAGGCGTTGCTGAAAGAGGTGGGTGGTTGTGGGTTGGCGCCGGCGCCCAGGTTGTTGAACTGGAAGTAGTCATCGTTGAAGCCCTGTGTGGAGGCGAGGTTTTCGAAGCGATCGATATGTTGCCAGGAGATACCTAGCAGGGCGTTGAGGGCATGTATGCGATTGAAGTTTTTGTTGTAGGTGAGGTAGTTTTCGAATTGCCAGGAGTTGTAGCGGTTGTTGGTGACTTGAGCGACACCTTGTTGACCGCGGGAGATGTAGTTGAGGTCGCGGCCGCCGTAGTAGTCGCGGCGTTGGTTGATGACGTTGGTACCGACGGAGCTTCTGAGTTCGAGGCCATCGGCGAGGTGGATGTTAGCGTAGAAGTTGCCCAGCATGGTTTGGGTGCGGAGATAGTAGAGGCGTTCTTCTATGACCTGGATGGGATTGGCGCCCCCTTCCATGCCCGGGTATTTATCATTACCGACCCAGGAGCCATCGGGAAATCTTACGGGCAGGATGGGTAATGCTTCCAGTACTTGCCGCATGGTGACGATGCCGCCGCCGCCCAGTTCATCGACTTGTTTTTCGTTTTGGTCAGTATATCCGAGGGTGCCACCTACTTTGAGCCAGTCTTTGATCTGGGTATCGAATACGAAGCGGCCGGCATATCTTTTCTGCCAGGAGCCTCTGATGAGGCCATTTTCGTTGCGATAGTTGAGGAAGGCACCGTAGGTACCTTTTTCGTTGCCGTTGGTGAATGCCAGCTGGTGATTTTGTGTGAAGGCATTTTGGGTGGCTACTTTTTGCCAGTCGGTATCGTAGCGGGGATTTCCCTGGGCGTCGAAGAGGAGGGGATTGGTCCTTTTTGTTTTGGGGTCGACGTATTTACCGTTGGCCCAGCCTACCGGATCGTATTTCTGTGCGTTCTGATAGGCGATCTCTTCTACCTGGAGGAATTCGCGGGCGTTGAGTACGGGTATTTTACGCGGGAGGGTGCCTACGCTGAAATCGGCGTCGTAGGTGAGGCGGCCGCCGCCGGCGGTGCCTCTTTTGGTGGTGACGAGGATGACACCGTTGGCGCCTCTGGCGCCGTATATGGCGGTAGAGGAGGCATCTTTGAGTACTTCTATGGAAGCGATATCATTCGGGTTGATATAATCGATGGGGGAGCTACCGTTTTGCAGGCCGGTAACATTAAGGATGACGCCATCTATTACGTAGAGCGGATCGTTTTGGATATTGATGGAGCTGAAGCCGCGGATGCGGATATTGGCGCGACCGCCGGGTCGGCCGGAGTTGGAGGATACGTTAACGCCGGTGACCCGTCCGGACAGTTCCTGATTGAGCGAGGAGCTGGGACGTTCCTGGAGGGCTTCACTTTTAATGGTGCCGACGGCGCCGGTAAGGTCGGACTTTTTGCGGGTGCCATAACCTACTACTACGACGTCATTGAGATTGGAGGCTTTCGATTTGAGGGTGAGCTGGTAGCTGTCTTTCTGATCGACGGTGATGGTGGCGTTTTCGTAGCTCATGCTGGAGAGCAGCAGTACGGCGCCGGGAGTTACCTTGAGGGTGAATTTACCGGTAGCGTCGGTGACGGTGCCGGTTTTGGTGCCTTTTACGGCGACGGATACCCCTATTGCCGGTAGGCCCTGGTCATCGGTGACGGTACCGGATATTGTTCTGGTTTGCGCCATGACCCAGGAAGGGAGGACGAGCAGGAGTGCATACAGTATACAGCGTATGATCCTTTTTGATGGGATGAATTGCATAAGGTTCTTTTTTGGAATTTGGTTTTATGTTATGGTTAGTAAATAGCAGTGCCTGTCAGCCACGGGGGGTGGTTGAAATAATTGCTGATCGTACGGTGTATGCAGCGGAGTGTGTGCCGGGTTGTTAAGGATGAAAGTTGTAAGGGTGTGTATATGCGAAGGGAGACAGGGGTGTGACCTGTAATTTTTGTTCCTGTTCCTTAGCGGCAGATACGGATGTGTGTGTTATTTCACTTCATGTAAACGGATTACGGTGATTGGAATGTGATGCACTACTTTTTGGGTACATCATAAGGTGGAATTTATGCTACGTATGTTTGTTGCCTGTGGCGTCGGGGCTTATCGGGTCGTACACACTGCCGGCAGGCAATTTGATTTTTATAAAGATAGGTTGCAGGGGTACTGTGATGCTACAATTTTTCTCACTAATGCTGATGCAATATTATCTATGTGGGGGATGCGCTGAAGGGAGTGGGGGTAAAGGAGGATCGTTTTGGGACAACTCCGTGTGGTGGAGTTGTCCCTTCAGGATAAGTGGGTTTATCCTACCCAAAGGCCGCAGTATCGCGGAGACATGATAGGTACGCCAACGCAATAGCATTGTATTGTCATGGCAAATGAGGCGCAGTAGTTGTTAGGATTAAATGCGTTATCACATCTAATGAATAGTGGGCATCCTGCTGCTGCAACGTTTTGACCACCACCTTTTACGTCTTTGAGGGCGGTCCTGGTAAGGGGTTGGAAATGGGGGATCTTTTTCATAATTATGGATTTGGGTTAAAGAATACGGGCTACTATTGGTACAGTTTAAATGCTATTAAAGATTGTATTATGCTGCTTAAGGGGGTGCGATGTTACGTGGGATTATACGATATGAATATACGAAAAAGACCAGCATACCTGCTGGTCTTTTTGCAATTATTTATCGTGTGTGTTATTGATACCTTTCGGATATCGCGTGTATATAATCATTTATGTATTTCGGAAGTGAAGTGGAATTCGATGTCCGGGTTGTTGGTACGTTCGGTGTTGAGGTACCATTCGGATTGGGCGAGGTATACGAGGTGTCCATCTTTATCTTCCACAATATTGGCCTGCTTGAAGCGGGTGAATTCGTCGAGTTTTTGTTTGGGGCCGGTGATCCAGCAAGCTTTATAGAAAGGCAGGGTGTTGAACTGACAGGCGGCGCCGTATTCCTGGAGGAGGCGGTATTGTATTACTTCGAACTGGAGGTCGCCTACGCAGCCGATGATTTTGCGGTTACCACCGTGCTGGGTGAATAGCTGTGCGACTCCTTCGTCGGTGAGCTGGCGGATACCTTTTTCGAGCTGTTTGGTTTTGAGCGGGTCTTTATTGACCAGTTCCTTGAACAGTTCGGGGGAGAAGCTGGGGATGCCGGTGATATAGAAGTTTTCGCCTTCTGTCATGGTATCGCCGATCTTGAAGTTGCCGGTATCGAACAGGCCGACTACGTCGCCGGGATATGCGTCATCCACTACGTTTTTCTCGCGGGCGAGGAAGGAGTAGGGGTTGGAGAATCGCAGGTCTTTATCGAGGCGTACGTGGTGGTAGAATTTATTTCTTTCGAATTTTCCGGAGCAGACGCGGAGGAAGGCGATGCGGTCGCGGTGGCGTGGGTCGAGGTTGGCATGTATTTTAAAGATAAAGCCGCTGAATTTATCTTCATGTACATCGATGGTGCGGGTGCTGCCTTCTCGGTTGCGGGGGGTAGGAGCGATCTCTACGAAGGTATCGAGGAGATCTTTTACGCCGAAGTTGTTAACGGCGCTGCCGAAGAATACGGGGGCCAGTTTGCCATCGAGGTAGGCTTCATTGTCGAAGGTATCGTATACGCCTTCGATGAGTTCTACGTCGTTGCGGAGCTGGGTGGCATCGGCAGTGTTGAAAGTTTCGTCTACGAATGAGCTGCTGAGGTCATCGAGGGGGACGATATCGTCGTCGGTGGCCTTTTTATTGGGCAGGAAGGAAACGAAACTTTTGTTATAGAGGTTGTATACGCCTTTGAAGTCTTTACCCATGTTGATGGGCCAGGAGAGGGGGCGTACTTTGATATTGAGTTTTTCTTCCAGTTCGTCGAGGAGGTCGAACGGATTTTTACCATCGCGGTCGAGTTTGTTGACGAAGATGATCACGGGGGTATCTCTCATGCGGCATACTTCCATGAGGCGTTCGGTTTGTGTTTCTACCCCTTTTACGCAGTCGATCACGAGTACTACGCTATCTACGGCGGTGAGGGTGCGGTAGGTATCTTCGGCGAAGTCTTTGTGACCGGGGGTATCGAGGAGGTTGACGAGTATGTCGCGGTATTCGAAAGTCATTACGGAGGTAGCTACGGAGATACCACGTTGTCTTTCTATTTCCATAAAGTCGGAGGTTGTATGTTTTTTGATTTTATTGGACTTTACGGCACCGGCGGTTTGGATGGCGCCACCGAACAGCAGGAATTTTTCTGTGAGGGTGGTTTTACCGGCATCCGGGTGGGCGATGATGGCGAAAGATTTTCTTTTATTGATCTCGTTTGCGTACTTCATATATGACTTCTTCGAAAATAGCTGCAAAGGTAGCTATTTTCGGGATGCCAACGTCAATTTGCCGGGAGGTGTTTTGCCAAGGTTGTTAAAAAATGACCGTTCTTCATATTTTCGCAATTATACATGCATTTTTTAATGTATTTTGGAGGGATTTCTGAGACTGCGGCATGCGGATAGAAGGAAGGAAACCCAAGTTGGTATTTAGTTTTAAAACAGGACCATGTTCAATACCCTGAAAATTCTCTGGAACAGTTTAAAAATGGCCGTGCAGGAGCTGCGGGTCAATAAGCTGCGTACTTCATTATCCTTATTAGGGATCACGATCGGTATCTTTTGCATTATTGCGGTATTTACGGTAACGGATAGTCTGGAGTCGAATATCCGTTCGGAGGTGCAGTCTTTGGGTAGTGATGTGATCTATGTGCAGAAGTGGCCTTGGAGTGGTGATGAGAGTGGGGAGTATCCGTGGTGGAAGTATATGAACCGTCCGGAGCCGCAGTTCAAGGAGTTGAAGACGATACAGGACAAGGTGCAGAGTGCTGGTGCGGTGGCGTTCCTGTTCAGTTCTACGGGTAAGAAGGTGGAGTATGGGGATGATTATATGGAGGGGGTAGAGTTGGTGGCGGTGACGCAGGATGCGGATAAGATCATTGCTTTGTCGATAGCGGCGGGCCGGTATTTTGTGGGTGCGGAAAATGACGGGGTATCCAATGTAGCGGTGGTGGGTGCGAATATATGGGAGGGATTGTTTGGCGATGCGGATGTGGCGTTGGGTAAGACGATCCATGTGGCGGGCCGGCCATGTAAGATTGTGGGATTGTTGAAGAAGAAGGGTAGTAGTATGATAGGTGGTGGTATCAACAATGATAATTCGGTGTTGCTACCTTATCGTTATGCCCGTACGATAGTGGATGAGCGCCGGTATGCAGATCCTTTTATTATGGTGAAGGCCAAGACGTCGGCTTCTATTTCGCAGTTGCGGGATGAGCTGAAGGGGACGTTGCGGGCGGCGCACCATTTGCGTCCGAAGGAGGACGATGATTTTTCACTGAATGAGATCACGGCGATCAGTGGTCAGTTGAATAGTTTGTTCAGTATGATCAATATCAGTGGTGGGGTGATTGCGATATTTGCGTTGTTGGTGGGTGGCTTTGGTATTGCGAACATTATGTTTGTGACGGTAAAGGAGCGGACGAACATTATCGGGTTGAAGAAGGCGATAGGGGCGAAGCGGAGTATTATCCTGCTGGAGTTCCTGATGGAGGCGATGATGTTATGTGTTATTGGCGGAGCGATCGGATTGTTATTCGTTTATTTGATTACGTTAGTGATCTCGGGGCCTACACTGGAGATTACGCTGACGCTTAAAAATATTATCAAGGGGTTGACCATATCGGCGGTAGTGGGGGTTATTGCCGGCTTTACGCCTGCTTATTTCGCTTCCAAGCTGGACCCTGTAGTAGCGATCCGGTCTAACTAATATTAAAAAAACGTTGTTGAATACCTGTTAGGGGTGAAAATGCGGTAATAATTACGCATATTTGCCCCTGTTATGTGATGATGATGTAACAAAACCTATACTCTGGCGTTTCACAGTAAAAATTATTTCATGCGTATACGCCTTTTGATGGCAATGCCAGTAATGATTGCATTGTCTTTTTCAGCCTGTAAGACTTCCCGTCAGCAAGGAGATTGTAAATATGAGGGGGTAGTAAAGGATATGAGCGGACTGGACGGCTGTAAATGGGTAATAGAACTCAATGATGGCACTCGTTTGCAGCCAGTAGAGCTGGCCGACAGCACTTTTAAGTTGTCGAATGAGCAGCGGGTCAAGGTAAGTTATACCGAGCTTAAGGATCGGATGTCTGTTTGTATGAATGGCAAGCTTGTACGGATAGACTGTATTTCGGCCCGATAGCCCGGCACCCTCTACGGGAGGGTTAAAACAACCGACTACAGGGGTTGTCTGCGATGCAGACGACCCTTTTTTGTGCCCGCCTGCGCCTACGTTAAAATAATATCAGGTAGCGTGTTCCTGGTGATGAATGAGAGAACAATAAGATGTTATAACCTTCTTATTTATAGTCAATTAAGCGTAATTATGAATGGTAATATGGCATTTACTTATACAAACGTTATACGAATGCTATACGAATGTTATAGGAATGCTATAGGAAAGTAAAACGAGGAGGCAGGTGATACTGATACTTTTATGCCCTTTTGTTATTTTTGCATTTATGTCAGTGAAAATATTAGCTATTGAATCTTCCTGTGACGAGACCAGTGCGGCGGTGTTGGTGGATGGGAAGATATTGTCGAATTACATTGCGAACCAGACGATCCATGAGCAATACGGAGGGGTGGTACCGGAGCTGGCTTCCAGGGCGCACCAGGAGAATATTGTGCCGGTGGTGGACCAGGCGTTGAAGAAGGCGGGGGTACGTAAGGAGGAGTTGACGGCGATTGCGTTTACGCAGGCGCCGGGATTGATCGGGGCGTTGCTGGTAGGTGGATGTTTTGCGAAGTCGATGGCGATGGCATTGGATATACCGTTGATAGCGGTGCATCATATGCAGGCGCATGTGTTGGCTAATTTTATCCAGGAGCCGGCGCCGACGTTCCCATTTTTGTGCCTGACGGTGTCGGGAGGGCATACGCAGATCGTGCGATGCGACGGGCCGTTGGATATGCATGTAATTGGTGAGACGCTGGATGATGCGGCGGGGGAAGCTTTTGACAAGAGTGCGAAATTATTAGGTTTACCTTATCCGGGTGGGCCATTGATCGACAAATATGCGAAGCAGGGGAATGCTGACCGTTTTAAGTTCCCGGAGCCGCAGATACCCGGTTTAAATTTCAGTTTCAGTGGGTTGAAGACGGCGATCCTGTATTTCCTGCAGGAGCACCAGGCGAAAGACCCTGTTTTCATCACCGATAATATGGCGGATATCTGTGCTTCTATACAGCAGCGTATCGTTAGTATTCTGATGAACAAGGTGGCGAAGGCGGCGAAGGAGACGGGTATCCACCAGGTGGCCATTGCCGGCGGCGTGAGTGCCAACAGTGGGTTGCGGAAGGCGTTGGAGGAGTACAGTGCGCGGCACGGATGGCAATCGTACATCCCGGCTTTTGAATATTGCACGGACAATGCGGCGATGATTGCGATGACGGCTTATTTCAAGTACCAGGCCGGTGAGTTTGTGGGCTTGGATGCGGTTCCTAGTCCGCGGGCGCCATTTTAGGACCCATTTTCGGAGGTGGTGTTATGACTTTAAATCCCTCCTGCAAGGTCGCTCCTCTCCGGCGGATGCCCGCCGGCAGCCGGTAGGTACAGGGGAGGGGGCCATCCCAGCATTGTTCTGTCGCCTTATAATAAGGGAACGGTGTTGTTTCTTTGCTTAACGGCGGTGTAGAATAAGGTTGGGGGAACAGCCATATGGATGCGTTGGCGCTCATGTTCACGAGGCCTCTGCTGACGAACTGCCGGTGCAGATGGTTATATAGTAGTAGCGTAATGACTGCAAAAAGTAAGGTACAGCCGACTGTTATTCCCCGTTGAAAATGAAAGGACTTGTTTGTTTTCACTAATAATGCCACTGCCCATACGGTGCCCGGTACCAGGTAACCATAGGCGAAACGAGGGTCTGGCGCCTGTGACAGCCAGAATAACATGCCTATCCATAAGTAGCTATAGCTCTCCCATTGTGCGCGCGTCAACCGGCGGTGGTGATAAACTATTACTATTGGAGAGAGGACAAAACCCATCAGCAGCAATTTATCATACAGGCGGAGGTTGTGAAAGAACCAGGTATACATTTTCTGTAGCCCTGCTCCTGCCTGTAATACGGCGGCATCTTTGTTCATGACGTAGGCGCAATCGTGTACGAGGGAGCGGTTGCGTATGATTTCGGCGGCAGGCGATTTCCAGTCTACCTGGCAGATATCTATTGTTTCCAGTGGGAACAGCAGGTAACCGCTGAGCATGACGTTGCGGATGATCCAGGGCGTCAGTATGATGATCCCTGTGAGGCAGACGGCGGCCGCTTTGGTCCAGGAGCGGGTGTACAGGTACTGCCATGTGGCAATAGCCGGGAGTAGTAATACCGGCATGGAAGATACCTTTACCGTTACCAGGAAGAAGGGCGCCAGTATCCGGAAGATACGGAGATCGCCGGAGATGTGTTCCTGTTGGGACCAGCAAAGGAAAAGCAGGCAGCCGAAATAAAATATGACGAGATCGGCGGAGGGCGCTGTGATAAAATATACGCTGGTCTGGGGCATGTTGATGAGTAGGAGTATGCCCGCCATTATGAGTTGATGGGGCCATTGTATGTGTGGGTGCCGGAATATTTGCAGCAGGTAGACGGATACCAGCAGGTACAGTACGCCATTGAGCTGGTTGCCGGATTGCCCGGTGAGCCATGACCAGTTGAATACGGCAGCCAGCAGGTGCCAGTGGGAGTTAAATCCGAAACGTTCGTGCAGGTTGGCCAGTCCGGGTACGACGCGATAGGTTTGTATCCATTTGATGAAGGGAGCGTAATAGAGTCCTTCATCATAGTTGATACTTTGTAAGGCTGACAGGTAGAGTACATAGGCGGTGAGGAGGATGAAAAAGAGGAATGCCCACCCGCCAGCGGTTTTGTATTGCCCGTGATATTGTATCCATCTTTCCTTTATATGGCGACGTAGCAGGATGGCTATACCTATGCCGGTTGCACCCAGCAGGACGTTGCAAGTGACTGCCAGCGGCGCTACTAAAGAAAAGTAGCTGCAGATCATTCCGATGATCATCAGGCCATTGATGGCGGTAATGGCAAATGAGCCCGGCCGGTCCGGGCGTGCTGTATATTTTTGCAGTATCCAGTCTGATGCGATCCCGAAGAGAAAGGACAGGAGGATGATATAGGCAAATTTCAGCAGCAGGTATAACATGGGATATAGTTAGCTGTTCAGCAATGTACGATGTGCGTTGGCGGGCTGTGGTTTGTACCGGTAGATGTTATATTTCAGGATGCAGAAGATGGCCCTGCATCCATCTCTATAATTTATTTTTTTGCCCTCGTGGTAGGTACGGCCATAGTAGGCGATGCCTACTTCGAATATCCGTATGCCGGGGATGCGGCTGATCTTGGCGGTTATTTCGGGTTCGAAGCCGAAGCGGTTTTCCCGGAGGGGGATGTTGGCGATGATATCGCGGCGGAATAGTTTGTAGCAGGTTTCCATATCTGTCAGGTTCAGGTTGGTGAACATGTTGGAGAGGAAGGTCAGGAACTTGTTGCCGATGGTATGCCAGAAGAACAGGATGCGATGGGGGCCGAGGCCTTTGAAGCGGCTGCCGTAGACTACGTCTGCCTGGTTGAGTAATATGGGTTCCAGCAAGCGTTTATATTCTTCCGGATCATATTCCAGGTCGGCATCCTGGATGATGAGAAAATCGCCGGAGGCGATCTGTATACCTGTCCTTAATGCGGCGCCTTTGCCCTGATTCCTTTCATGGCGGATATACCGGATGTCTGCATCCGGATGTGTGTTGTGGAAGGCGGCTACCTGTGTGCCGGTCGCATCGGTGGAGTGGTCATCCACGATGATGATCTCTTTGTGCATGTTGCCCGGCAGGGAGACGGAGTAGACGCGTTCTATCACGCGGTGGATGTACAATTCTTCGTTGTAGGCAGGTATTACGATGGAAAGTTTACATGTACTCATTGGCATTGCTATCTTGCTGATACGTTATAGAACAAACTTCCTCCCCGGTGACCCTTAGGCGGTTGCCTGTTATTTTTTGGGGGGATGGGAGCAGGTGATATTGTCGGGCAATTTTTACGATCTTTGCGGCCGTCATGCCGAATACTTATTTCCAATTCAAACAATTTACGGTGTACCAGGACCGATGTGCCATGAAGGTATGTACGGATGCCTGTGTACAAGGGGCGTTTACTGCCCGTTACCTGGCTGACAAAGGTTTGGGGGCGGGGGGCAGGTTGTTGGATATTGGTGCGGGTACGGGATTGCTTAGTTTGCTGCTTGCGCAGCAGGTGGCGGCGGATATTACGGCGGTGGAGCTGGATGCGGCGGCGTATGAGCAGGCCAGTGCTAACTTTGCGGCGGCGCCCTGGGCGGACCGGATGGTTGTGAACCATGGAGATATACGGGATTGGGAGGGGGGTACTCCTTTTGATTTTATTATTACGAATCCCCCTTTTTACGAAGCGGACCTGAAGAGCCAGGATCAGTTGCGTAACCAGGCGATGCATGCGACTACGCTTAGTTATGAGCAGTTGCTGGCCGCGATCGACCGGTTGCTGGCGGCAGACGGGGCATTTTCGATCTTGTTGCCCTATCGTTATTTCAGCACTTTTCAGCAGCTGGCGGCAGCTAGCGATCTTCACCTGACGACGGCGTTACATGTGAGCCAGCGGACGGGCAAGGCGTATTTCCGTAGTATTGGTATTTTCTCCCGGCAGCGGCAGGAAGCGGATATACGGACGATGGACATTTACCAGGAGGCATCAAGTTATACCCCTGCTTTTATTACTTTATTGAAAGACTATTACCTGTACCTGTAGGTCACGCATTACTTTTCACGTATCCTTCCAGATAGCTGTAGGTAGTGGTGAGTTTTCCATTTTCTGCTATGGTGGCGTGGGCTATCATGTTGCTTTGCGGCAGCAGTAATTCTTCAAATACATATTTCATGAGCTGATCGCCGAAGTAGAGGGAGGCATCGCGTGGCAGTTCGTTGGGCAGGTTGGCTACGCACATCATGTCGATGGAGCCAGGCAGGCCAGGTGCGGTCCTTTGGCGGGCGTGTTTATCGACGCCATATATGGGATCTTGTATGGTGCTGTCGCCGAGGTTGCAAGGTACGGAGCCATGGGTATCGTCGGTGATGTCGGCGATGGCCTGTATGCGGAATTGTGGGTTGTTGAGGTCATCCCAGCTGAACAGCGGGGGGATATTGCGATCCCAGTAGATGCCATTCATGAGGATATCGCTGGCGGTGGTGAAGGGCAGGAACTGGCAGTCGTATTCTGCCGGGTTGGCGTGGAAGTCTTCGCGGCTGTAGGTTTTAGTTTTTTTGTGGAGGTATAGTTCGCCTGCTTTGAGTTGGGTGTATACGGGGTAGCTGAAGTGTGAGGTGTGCAGGAATTCTTCTGGGGTGATGTATTTGATGTCCAGCAGGCCCATGATCTCGAGTACGCCGGAAGCTACTCTGCCGGAGCCAGTGAGGACTATTTTGACTGGCGGCAATTTAAAACCGAAATATTGATGGATGAGGCTTTTGAAGTCGTGGTTGGTATATACGGGCTGCATGTCGTATAGGCCTGTGCGTTTACCATAGGTGAGGAGGCCATTGTGAGCGCCAACTACGCCCGCGAAAAATCCGAATCCCAGGATACGCTGGCCATCGGGATGTACCAGGCATTCGTAGTCGATGAGTCGGATATTGTTGTTGAGGATGGTTTGCAGCATGGGTTGGTTGGCCGCCTGTTTCTTTTTGGTGTGGGAGAAGAACAGGTAGGTCTTGCCGGGGATGAGCCGGGCGGGCGGTACTTCTTTGATGCCGAGGAGGATATCGCAGTGGGTGAGGTCTTCCTGCAGGGGGATACCGGCGCGGCGGTATTCTTCATCTGTAAAGCAGCGGGAGGGGGAGGGTTGTGCAACGATATTAACCTGTTGGTGATGTTCGTTGATCCAGCGGGCCTGGCTGGGGGTGAATGCTACCCTGTTGTCATGTTCTTCTCTGATGAGTCCTATTGTAAGCATATCGACGGCTTGAAAGATGTAACAAAGCGGGGTCAATATACTTAATTCACCGGAAGAAAGCAGGAGATGTAGGTATAAAGGAAGGCGATAGGTGTCGCCGCCCTTTATTGTATTTAGTGTAAGGTATCTTGAAAAAGTTTCAGTGTGCGTTGCCAGGCGAGGGTCGCGGCCTCTTTGTTGTACCGCGTAGGGGCGGTATCGTTGTTGAAGGCATGTTGGGCGCCTTGGTAGACGAACAGTTCATATTTTACGCCTGCTGCTTTGAGGGCGGCTTCGTAGGCAGGTATGCCTGCGTTGATACGTTCGTCGAGGCCGCCATAGTGCAGTAGTACGGCGGCTTTGATCTTGGGTACATCGGCGGCATCGGGCTGTTTGCCATAATAAGCGACGGCCGCCTTGAGGGAGGGAGCGTTGACGGCCAGTTGATTGGCCATAGCGCCGCCCCAGCAGAAGCCGACGCATCCTATTTTGCCATTAGACTCCGGTAGTGACTGGAGGTAGTCGACGGCTTTAAGGAAGTTATTCAGATTCTGTTGTGTATCCAGTTTGCCGAAGAGGTCTCTTGCCGCCTCTTCGTCTTGCGGCGTGCCGCCGAATACGGAGAGGGCGTCTGGTGCGAGGGCAATATATCCTGCCTGGGCGACACGTCGGGCGACATCCCTGATGTGCGGATTGAGGCCGCGGTTTTCGTGGATGACGATGACGGCACCTTTTTTAGCTTCCTGCCCGGCAGGTTTTACCAGGTAGGCTTTCATGGAGGTGCGATCGCCCGGGTAGGTGATATCTTCTGCGTTTAGGTCATTGGTATCTTCCGGTACGGTGGCAGCCTTGGCGTAGTTGACCTCCAGCAAGGGCAATACTGACATGGCAGCGGCCATACTGCCGGTGAGCCTGACGAGGCGGCTGATGAATTCATCCCGCTTCAGTGGTTTATGGGTGTATTCATCGAAGAGATTAATGATACGTTGATCCATTGGTGAAGGCATTAGTACCATGAAGATAAGCGTTCTGCTTTACGCTTTTAACAGCTGGCTCAGTGCATCACGAAGCTGTGATTTGTTGAATGGTTTGGGCAGGAACAGGTCGGCGCCGTTTTCGAGGGCGACATCCTGCGCAGCTGCATCAAAGCCGGATATCATGATGATTCTGGTTGCCGGATATTGCTCTTTTATAAAGCTGATAAAATCGAGGCCATAGCCATCGGGGAGGCGGTTGTCGAGCAGTACGATGGAAGGCGGCTGCTGTTGAAAATATTCCACAGCATCGGAAATGGTTTTTACATGTTCTACTTCCAG
Protein-coding regions in this window:
- a CDS encoding dienelactone hydrolase family protein, whose product is MDQRIINLFDEYTHKPLKRDEFISRLVRLTGSMAAAMSVLPLLEVNYAKAATVPEDTNDLNAEDITYPGDRTSMKAYLVKPAGQEAKKGAVIVIHENRGLNPHIRDVARRVAQAGYIALAPDALSVFGGTPQDEEAARDLFGKLDTQQNLNNFLKAVDYLQSLPESNGKIGCVGFCWGGAMANQLAVNAPSLKAAVAYYGKQPDAADVPKIKAAVLLHYGGLDERINAGIPAYEAALKAAGVKYELFVYQGAQHAFNNDTAPTRYNKEAATLAWQRTLKLFQDTLH
- a CDS encoding response regulator, translating into MTNTTVAAAQQQKLLIIEDEGEMCLLINMLLDGEELEVEHVKTISDAVEYFQQQPPSIVLLDNRLPDGYGLDFISFIKEQYPATRIIMISGFDAAAQDVALENGADLFLPKPFNKSQLRDALSQLLKA